The proteins below are encoded in one region of Loxodonta africana isolate mLoxAfr1 chromosome 5, mLoxAfr1.hap2, whole genome shotgun sequence:
- the CASP6 gene encoding caspase-6 isoform X3 produces the protein MASPLPLPRALRLGELRRGEGSCNSAESSAGRPGPRAAQSHGEEQNVTETDAFYRSETFDPAEKYKMDHGKRGVALIFNHERFFWHLTLPERRGTCADRDNLKRRLLDLGFEVKCFNDLKAEELLLQIHEVSTSSHTDADCFLCVFLSHGEGNHIYAYDAKIEIQTLTGLFKGDKCQSLVGKPKIFIIQACRGNQHDVPVLPLDAVDHPTDKPDGNVTEVDAASVYTLPAGADFLMCYSVAEGYYSHRETVNGSWYIQDLCEMLEKYGSSLEFTELLTLVNRKVSQRRVDFCKDPSAIGKKQVPCFASMLTKKLHFFPKSK, from the exons ATGGCGTCCCCTCTCCCGCTCCCCCGGGCTCTCAGGCTGGGCGAGCTCcggaggggggaggggagttgTAACTCGGCCGAAAGCAGCGCGGGGCGGCCAGGCCCCCGGGCAGCGCAGAGCCACG gTGAGGAACAAAACGTGACAGAAACAGATGCCTTTTATAGAAG TGAAACGTTTGATCCGGCAGAAAAGTACAAAATGGACCACGGGAAGAGAGGAGTTGCTTTAATCTTCAATCACGAGAGGTTCTTCTGGCACTTGACACTGCCAGAAAGGCGTGGCACCTGTGCAGACAGAGACAATCTTAAACGCAG GCTTTTAGACCTAGGATTTGAAGTGAAATGCTTTAACGATCTTAAAGCAGAAGAACTGCTGCTTCAAATTCATGAGG TGTCAACCTCTAGCCATACAGATGCCGATTGCTTTTTATGTGTATTCCTGAGTCACGGCGAGGGCAATCACATTTATGCATACGACGCCAAAATTGAAATTCAGACATTGACTGGCTTGTTCAAAGGAGATAAATGTCAGAGCTTGGTTGGAAAACCCAAGATATTTATCATCCAG GCATGTCGGGGAAACCAACACGATGTGCCAGTCCTTCCTTTGGATGCCGTGGATCATCCGACAGACAAGCCGGATGGCAATGTAACGGAGGTGGATGCGGCCTCCGTTTACACGCTGCCTGCTGGAGCGGACTTCCTCATGTGTTACTCTGTTGCAGAAG GTTACTATTCTCACCGAGAAACTGTGAACGGCTCATGGTACATTCAAGATTTGTGTGAGATGTTGGAAAAATATGGTTCCTCCTTAGAATTCACAGAACTCCTCACGCTGGTGAACAGAAAAGTTTCTCAGCGCCGGGTGGACTTTTGCAAAGACCCAAGTGCAATTGGAAAGAAGCAGGTTCCCTGTTTTGCCTCAATGCTTACTAAAAAGCTCCATTTCTTTCCGAAATCTAAATGA
- the CASP6 gene encoding caspase-6 isoform X1, whose translation MSSPGARPADVYSLLCKTSLAPEASCGSHGGGRRVALPWRDSAGIRGRFRLWNNWSKGCAPLPSLVLGGGEEQNVTETDAFYRSETFDPAEKYKMDHGKRGVALIFNHERFFWHLTLPERRGTCADRDNLKRRLLDLGFEVKCFNDLKAEELLLQIHEVSTSSHTDADCFLCVFLSHGEGNHIYAYDAKIEIQTLTGLFKGDKCQSLVGKPKIFIIQACRGNQHDVPVLPLDAVDHPTDKPDGNVTEVDAASVYTLPAGADFLMCYSVAEGYYSHRETVNGSWYIQDLCEMLEKYGSSLEFTELLTLVNRKVSQRRVDFCKDPSAIGKKQVPCFASMLTKKLHFFPKSK comes from the exons ATGAGCTCACCGGGGGCTCGGCCTGCAG ATGTTTATTCTTTGCTGTGCAAAACAAGCCTTGCCCCAGAGGCAAGTTGTGGAAGTCACGGTGGTGGTAGGAGAGTGGCCTTGCCCTGGAGAGACAGTGCAGGAATCAGGGGCCGTTTCCGACTTTGGAACAACTG gtccaaaggatgtgctccactcccatCTCTTGTCCTTGGTGGTG gTGAGGAACAAAACGTGACAGAAACAGATGCCTTTTATAGAAG TGAAACGTTTGATCCGGCAGAAAAGTACAAAATGGACCACGGGAAGAGAGGAGTTGCTTTAATCTTCAATCACGAGAGGTTCTTCTGGCACTTGACACTGCCAGAAAGGCGTGGCACCTGTGCAGACAGAGACAATCTTAAACGCAG GCTTTTAGACCTAGGATTTGAAGTGAAATGCTTTAACGATCTTAAAGCAGAAGAACTGCTGCTTCAAATTCATGAGG TGTCAACCTCTAGCCATACAGATGCCGATTGCTTTTTATGTGTATTCCTGAGTCACGGCGAGGGCAATCACATTTATGCATACGACGCCAAAATTGAAATTCAGACATTGACTGGCTTGTTCAAAGGAGATAAATGTCAGAGCTTGGTTGGAAAACCCAAGATATTTATCATCCAG GCATGTCGGGGAAACCAACACGATGTGCCAGTCCTTCCTTTGGATGCCGTGGATCATCCGACAGACAAGCCGGATGGCAATGTAACGGAGGTGGATGCGGCCTCCGTTTACACGCTGCCTGCTGGAGCGGACTTCCTCATGTGTTACTCTGTTGCAGAAG GTTACTATTCTCACCGAGAAACTGTGAACGGCTCATGGTACATTCAAGATTTGTGTGAGATGTTGGAAAAATATGGTTCCTCCTTAGAATTCACAGAACTCCTCACGCTGGTGAACAGAAAAGTTTCTCAGCGCCGGGTGGACTTTTGCAAAGACCCAAGTGCAATTGGAAAGAAGCAGGTTCCCTGTTTTGCCTCAATGCTTACTAAAAAGCTCCATTTCTTTCCGAAATCTAAATGA
- the CASP6 gene encoding caspase-6 isoform X4, with the protein MSSPGARPAGEEQNVTETDAFYRSETFDPAEKYKMDHGKRGVALIFNHERFFWHLTLPERRGTCADRDNLKRRLLDLGFEVKCFNDLKAEELLLQIHEVSTSSHTDADCFLCVFLSHGEGNHIYAYDAKIEIQTLTGLFKGDKCQSLVGKPKIFIIQACRGNQHDVPVLPLDAVDHPTDKPDGNVTEVDAASVYTLPAGADFLMCYSVAEGYYSHRETVNGSWYIQDLCEMLEKYGSSLEFTELLTLVNRKVSQRRVDFCKDPSAIGKKQVPCFASMLTKKLHFFPKSK; encoded by the exons ATGAGCTCACCGGGGGCTCGGCCTGCAG gTGAGGAACAAAACGTGACAGAAACAGATGCCTTTTATAGAAG TGAAACGTTTGATCCGGCAGAAAAGTACAAAATGGACCACGGGAAGAGAGGAGTTGCTTTAATCTTCAATCACGAGAGGTTCTTCTGGCACTTGACACTGCCAGAAAGGCGTGGCACCTGTGCAGACAGAGACAATCTTAAACGCAG GCTTTTAGACCTAGGATTTGAAGTGAAATGCTTTAACGATCTTAAAGCAGAAGAACTGCTGCTTCAAATTCATGAGG TGTCAACCTCTAGCCATACAGATGCCGATTGCTTTTTATGTGTATTCCTGAGTCACGGCGAGGGCAATCACATTTATGCATACGACGCCAAAATTGAAATTCAGACATTGACTGGCTTGTTCAAAGGAGATAAATGTCAGAGCTTGGTTGGAAAACCCAAGATATTTATCATCCAG GCATGTCGGGGAAACCAACACGATGTGCCAGTCCTTCCTTTGGATGCCGTGGATCATCCGACAGACAAGCCGGATGGCAATGTAACGGAGGTGGATGCGGCCTCCGTTTACACGCTGCCTGCTGGAGCGGACTTCCTCATGTGTTACTCTGTTGCAGAAG GTTACTATTCTCACCGAGAAACTGTGAACGGCTCATGGTACATTCAAGATTTGTGTGAGATGTTGGAAAAATATGGTTCCTCCTTAGAATTCACAGAACTCCTCACGCTGGTGAACAGAAAAGTTTCTCAGCGCCGGGTGGACTTTTGCAAAGACCCAAGTGCAATTGGAAAGAAGCAGGTTCCCTGTTTTGCCTCAATGCTTACTAAAAAGCTCCATTTCTTTCCGAAATCTAAATGA
- the CASP6 gene encoding caspase-6 isoform X2, with amino-acid sequence MFILCCAKQALPQRQVVEVTVVVGEWPCPGETVQESGAVSDFGTTGEEQNVTETDAFYRSETFDPAEKYKMDHGKRGVALIFNHERFFWHLTLPERRGTCADRDNLKRRLLDLGFEVKCFNDLKAEELLLQIHEVSTSSHTDADCFLCVFLSHGEGNHIYAYDAKIEIQTLTGLFKGDKCQSLVGKPKIFIIQACRGNQHDVPVLPLDAVDHPTDKPDGNVTEVDAASVYTLPAGADFLMCYSVAEGYYSHRETVNGSWYIQDLCEMLEKYGSSLEFTELLTLVNRKVSQRRVDFCKDPSAIGKKQVPCFASMLTKKLHFFPKSK; translated from the exons ATGTTTATTCTTTGCTGTGCAAAACAAGCCTTGCCCCAGAGGCAAGTTGTGGAAGTCACGGTGGTGGTAGGAGAGTGGCCTTGCCCTGGAGAGACAGTGCAGGAATCAGGGGCCGTTTCCGACTTTGGAACAACTG gTGAGGAACAAAACGTGACAGAAACAGATGCCTTTTATAGAAG TGAAACGTTTGATCCGGCAGAAAAGTACAAAATGGACCACGGGAAGAGAGGAGTTGCTTTAATCTTCAATCACGAGAGGTTCTTCTGGCACTTGACACTGCCAGAAAGGCGTGGCACCTGTGCAGACAGAGACAATCTTAAACGCAG GCTTTTAGACCTAGGATTTGAAGTGAAATGCTTTAACGATCTTAAAGCAGAAGAACTGCTGCTTCAAATTCATGAGG TGTCAACCTCTAGCCATACAGATGCCGATTGCTTTTTATGTGTATTCCTGAGTCACGGCGAGGGCAATCACATTTATGCATACGACGCCAAAATTGAAATTCAGACATTGACTGGCTTGTTCAAAGGAGATAAATGTCAGAGCTTGGTTGGAAAACCCAAGATATTTATCATCCAG GCATGTCGGGGAAACCAACACGATGTGCCAGTCCTTCCTTTGGATGCCGTGGATCATCCGACAGACAAGCCGGATGGCAATGTAACGGAGGTGGATGCGGCCTCCGTTTACACGCTGCCTGCTGGAGCGGACTTCCTCATGTGTTACTCTGTTGCAGAAG GTTACTATTCTCACCGAGAAACTGTGAACGGCTCATGGTACATTCAAGATTTGTGTGAGATGTTGGAAAAATATGGTTCCTCCTTAGAATTCACAGAACTCCTCACGCTGGTGAACAGAAAAGTTTCTCAGCGCCGGGTGGACTTTTGCAAAGACCCAAGTGCAATTGGAAAGAAGCAGGTTCCCTGTTTTGCCTCAATGCTTACTAAAAAGCTCCATTTCTTTCCGAAATCTAAATGA